The Phaeodactylum tricornutum CCAP 1055/1 chromosome 8, whole genome shotgun sequence DNA segment CATGGTCAATCCCTTTGTCAGTGCCAATCTGCATTACACCCTCGACCACAATGACGACTTGGACCACGACTCGGTCGTCTCCGATGCGTCACACGCTAGTTTATTCAGTATCGAAGACTGGGACGATGACAATTCCCTGGCCGGTGGTGCCGGACAACCCCACCACGCACGCACCGCGTCATCGAGCGGATCCGTGGGCAGTACGGAAGCCGGTGGTGCGACCAAGACACACGCGTCCCCGCGGAATACACGGCGTACCATGATTCCCATTCCCATGATGGAAGTCGAACTCGATTTGGAAGCCGACGAACGCCGGTGtttggaagactttgcctTGTCCATGCTGGGTCGATCCCGCCAACAACCGACCGCCACCACACCAAGAGACCGTCATCCCCATGGTGTTCGAACCCCGCGCTACAACGATCCCGTCCTGGCCTTGCGAATTCTAGCCGATTGCCTCACGCATTTGCAGCGCTTGGACGATTTGGAACGCGTCCTACACGAATCCTTGCCCAAGGAAATTCGTGCCATTATTCAACGCGAACAGATTCACACTTTTGCGCGGTTGGAGAAATCGCGACCTAAAAGTATTCGGGAAACCAAGGCGGACACGATGCAAGAATTTCGTCGCCATTTAGCCGCGCTCTTGTCCGCCTTTGGAAACGTCATGGTCCGACTCTCGCATTTGGCCCAAATTGTGCGCTTTCGAATCGTAAGTGTTTGGTGTCGTGCGCATAGTACTATTCCTTTTCGTCGGATCGGTAGATTTAGAGACCCGCTCACGCCTATTTCTGTTGAGTTTTATAGAGTGCGGATCGAGAATTGGCGCAGAAAATGGAATCTCCCAGCTCCTTTCTACGGTCCGTCTTGTCCACAGCCTACGAAATCATGCAACGCgaaatcaaagaatttcttaAGGCGTGTCTCGTTCCTTCGGATCAGTCCCATAACGGCGTCGATGCCGCCATGGGTAAGCGGTCGAGTGGTTACGAGCGGGGGTTGTTCTCGCTCGGCATTGTCGAGTCCGAAAGCGCCAACAAGGACCTGGCGTCGACCCAGAAGCAGAGTGCAACGCGCAGCAACGTGATGGAAATGACGGCCAGCAAGTTCGTGGCATCGgtgctcttttccaaaaccaaAAGCGAGCCTAATGTACGCCACGCGTTAACGTTCCGACGCAGTATAGCCCGGTGGACTATGGAAAACGAAGCCATGAAGAATGAATTGGCCGTGTTGACGGGAGAGGACCCATCATCGCCTTCATTTCGGGCGGCCGGTTACGAAATGGCCATCACATATTTGGACAATATTTTACAAAAGGATTTGTTGCCTACTATGCAAGAGCAGGCCGTCAACGGCACCGTCCGTGGCTTGGAACGCCGCGACGCCTTTGATCCAATTTTGGATCGGGGCCTGTACGCACGACCGAATTCGAGCGAACCGCAGGATGTCGACATGTGCGCCGCCTGCCAAGTTTTGTACGACGAGACAGCTCCACTGTTTGTGGCGTTGCATCGTTTACCCCGCGGCGGTGAAATGTATTTGCCGACGGTGGCCGTTCTGGAGCACGTCGTTTTAACTTTCAGGTCGCGCATCAAGAAGCAGATCGCCGAACTgtgcgaaaagaaaacagCGCTTCAAGTGCTATTGATGGACGGGACGGATGGTGTTTCAGCGGCATCGGTACTGGAAAGACGCCGTCCGTTTGCTCTACTTCAGCGTGCCTATGCACATGGCGAGACTTTGGAAATAGCCCCGGCCGTGGACGAAGGAAAGAAACAGTCGGGTATTTTGCCGTTGTCACCTCCAGTAAAGGATTCCGCCCCACGCCAGAGTATTGGCGATCTCAAAACCGACACTCCCGTGGAAGATCTTGCGGACGATGTTGAGGGGGAAACCAAGGTTTTCGATCTCGAGCTCTCGTTCCTTGGCCAGTACCTCGACTTTGCGGGTGATGACAAATTGAAGGAAGTCATTTGTTCAGACGAAGAGCTCATGAAGAGTGCGACTCTTGCCCATGGCTTGCTGAAACTCGCTACCCTTTTGGACAATCGGCTGATGGTGCGTGGAACATCTGGTTACCAAAAGCCGCTCACATCTACCCGAGCCCTTCGCGAAGCAATCAAGACCATCCGAGACAGTGGCTTTAAGTTGGCCAAATTTTGTCGTCTGGACATGATTTTGCAAACTACTAGTAGACTTTCGAAGGTGTGCACGAGTTCAACACTAGTGGCACACGACGCGGTTCGTATTCCATCGAGCGTCAATGATCTTGGTGAATATATGACAGGCGCCAGTGACAACTTACGGGAGGCTTGTGGCAACGCCGTAACAGCATACATTCTGTCATCTCTGGAGCAATACATTCCACACTGTTTGATGGAGACGGTCCGAGTCCTGGCTAAGGGCAAAGGAATTATCACGCGTGCTCccttgacaatgaatggaatTGAAGCCTTGGATCGCAGTGGATCAGTTTTGTACCGTGATTTGAAGGGTGCTACAAGTTTCGACAATTCATTCTGGGACGTGGAACTAGCTGCTTATTCCTTCGAGCAGTCCGCAAGCATGATGGCAATGATGGAGCTAGAAATGGAGGAGCTAGAGGCGTTCTATGCTTCAAACAAGGACGACTTTCAagacgaagactttgaacTCATGTTTGGTATGACTGGACCACGACGAAAGGGTAATGTCGGCAGATTCCATATGCTGAAACGCCGTTAGAAGTCATCACCGCGATGTGAGTTTGTAATTTGTTTTGTGCAAATTGAGAGCAAAGGAGGGAATGATGAAATACCGCACAATACAAGGATCGATAGGACTGAACTTCTGTCATGTTGATTATTACGGACTGTTTGACTCCCCAGCTACAATCAAGTCTACAATTCCGTCTCTTCTTTCAAAATCACTGCTCACAATGCTGCTTCCTGCGCTTGCTTTATAGTTGTATCATGCGCGTCGACacaatttttggaaaaggaggtTTCTTGGGGATGTCCAAACAAACTAGCTTCAATGTGTTCAACCTTTATTAGTTGAAAAAGCCTTTCTTGTTAATGTAAATCCCCTCTCAAAGGTTGCAGCATGACTTGTGCTTACAGTCAGCATTTGGCAAACTTGAACTTGATAGTATTGCTTGACTGAGAACAATAATTTGCGGCTAGCTTTTTCTCCGAAGTCAAAAAGCCTTTGGTAGTTTTTGCCCTTGACACATTATCCTTGTCTATGCCTGCTTGCAGATGTTGCTCACGTTCAACCCAAAAAATATCCTTGACTCAACTGGGCTCTCTCTATAAAAAGAAATTGGCAGCAGCTGTCAGTAGTGGATACACTTGCAGAGACAGCCCGTCCATATAAACTATGGTAAGCTATGTCTCAGTACCTCCACAATGTCCCAAACAGTGAAAGCTAAGTCCACCACGCCACTGTAAAGCCCAGCACAATGATGAGCAGGTGCTCGTCCAAGCCTTCTAGCGCAACACCCACATCTTACTTATT contains these protein-coding regions:
- a CDS encoding predicted protein, coding for MPRRGVPDEAVRVSRTAEDPALRELERRLNEDVDEDFFEEPRRFNTLHRVIDVLGLQMIDDATTLGGDETAPLHANPAYRNLQTQQDVVEGGVCVPAQPNGNQPHATSHFSRTFPVRLIAIEHMAVIHCADLNGSVIQVGQVARHFTDAVGKVRTLRHQVREVQNALGANAPRSSNPNEATLSTPLRTTPRSHNNAAATSLRELWLKKLECEATLALLDRLDVIRAAPAKFDRLVQGNPMVPCRIGAAVLILSQALTVMFADDVAQVQALHKIMEQLLLRKQKAEEIVWDTLADVLYLRTANGTLPQKVTPQHQNAVEHKNVSGGHSVSSESRRSGARSRVAFRIPAPATPLMHATRSRDGMVNPFVSANLHYTLDHNDDLDHDSVVSDASHASLFSIEDWDDDNSLAGGAGQPHHARTASSSGSVGSTEAGGATKTHASPRNTRRTMIPIPMMEVELDLEADERRCLEDFALSMLGRSRQQPTATTPRDRHPHGVRTPRYNDPVLALRILADCLTHLQRLDDLERVLHESLPKEIRAIIQREQIHTFARLEKSRPKSIRETKADTMQEFRRHLAALLSAFGNVMVRLSHLAQIVRFRISADRELAQKMESPSSFLRSVLSTAYEIMQREIKEFLKACLVPSDQSHNGVDAAMGKRSSGYERGLFSLGIVESESANKDLASTQKQSATRSNVMEMTASKFVASVLFSKTKSEPNVRHALTFRRSIARWTMENEAMKNELAVLTGEDPSSPSFRAAGYEMAITYLDNILQKDLLPTMQEQAVNGTVRGLERRDAFDPILDRGLYARPNSSEPQDVDMCAACQVLYDETAPLFVALHRLPRGGEMYLPTVAVLEHVVLTFRSRIKKQIAELCEKKTALQVLLMDGTDGVSAASVLERRRPFALLQRAYAHGETLEIAPAVDEGKKQSGILPLSPPVKDSAPRQSIGDLKTDTPVEDLADDVEGETKVFDLELSFLGQYLDFAGDDKLKEVICSDEELMKSATLAHGLLKLATLLDNRLMVRGTSGYQKPLTSTRALREAIKTIRDSGFKLAKFCRLDMILQTTSRLSKVCTSSTLVAHDAVRIPSSVNDLGEYMTGASDNLREACGNAVTAYILSSLEQYIPHCLMETVRVLAKGKGIITRAPLTMNGIEALDRSGSVLYRDLKGATSFDNSFWDVELAAYSFEQSASMMAMMELEMEELEAFYASNKDDFQDEDFELMFGMTGPRRKGNVGRFHMLKRR